GAAAATTTCTATGGTATATTTTGTAAATTTAAGGAAAATTTCTATGGTATAATTTAATTTGCGGAGAGATGGCCGAGTGGCTGATGGCACCTGCCTGCTAAGCAGGTGAGGGGGTCAACTCCCCCTCCGCGGGTTCGAATCCCGCTCTCTCCGCCATTTTTGCGCCCATAGCTCAACTGGATAGAGCGGCGGACTACGGATCCGCAGGTTGTGGGTTCGACTCCCGCTGGGCGCGCCATTTCAATGGAAAAAGATTATATTTTTGTAAAGGGAGCAAGAGTCCATAATTTAAAGAACATTGATGTAAAGATTCCCAGAGGCAAGATAACAGTGATAACTGGTCTTTCAGGTTCTGGTAAGTCCTCTCTTGCCTTAGATACTATATATGCTGAGGGTCAAAGAAGATATGTGGAATCTCTTTCTTCCTATGCAAGACAGTTTCTTGAACTTATGGATAAGCCAGATGTTGATTTTATAGAGGGGCTATCACCAGCCATTGCCATTGATCAGAAATCTACATCCCATAATCCTCGTTCCACTGTGGGTACAATGACTGAAATATATGATTATATGAGACTTCTCTTTGCGAGGATAGGAATTCCCCACTGTCCAAAATGTGGAAGGGAGATTAAAAAGCAGACACCCCAGGAGATAGTTGATAAGATACTCACCTTAAAGGAAGGAACAAAGATAATGATTCTATCCCCTGTGGTTAGAGGGAGAAAAGGAGAATACAGGAACCTATTTGAGAAGCTAAGGAAGGAAGGATTTGTAAGAGTCAGAGTTGATGGAAGTATCTTTACCCTTGATGAAGAAATTGAACTTGATAAGTATAAGAAGCACGATATAGATATTATCGTTGATAGATTAATTGTTAGAAAGGATATAAAAGAAAGACTCACCGATTCCATAGAGACCTCTCTTAAGTATGGAGATGGACTGACAAAGATCCTTATAGTTGATACAGGCGAGGAGAAGATTTTTTCTGAAAAATTTGCCTGTCCTGTTTGTGGTATCTCTCTTCCAGAGATAGAACCTCGTTTATTTTCCTTTAATTCCCCTTATGGTGCCTGTCCTGTTTGCGTGGGGCTTGGTGTAAAAATGGAGGTTGATCCCGACCTTGTTATACCTGATAAGAGTTTATCACTAAGTGAAGGTGCCATAAAAGTTCCTGGATTCCAAAACCTTAATGGATTTTTCTTTGAGATAGTGAAGACTCTCTCTGAAATCTATGATTTTGACATATATACACCGGTGGAAGAGATTGATGAGGAGGCAATAGAGATAATTCTATACGGTAGTTCAGGTAGAATTCCCATAAATTATGTCTCAAGCGATGGAAGAAGGCGTAGATACTATGTAAAGTGGGAAGGGATAATTCCTTCCATTGAGAGAAGATACAGAGAGACAGATTCTCATGAAATGAGGGAGATATACGAAAGGTTTATGAGGGTTCTTCCATGTCCTGCCTGTAAAGGAACAAGACTGAGAGCGGAGGCACTTTCAATTACCATAAATGGAAAGAATATAGCTGAAGTTTCATCTATGAGTATAAGTGATGCACTTTCCTTTTTTGAAAATCTAAAACTCACAGAAACAGAGAAGATTATCTCAAAGCAGATTTTAAAGGAGATTAAATCAAGGCTTAAATTTCTTATGGATGTTGGTCTATCCTACCTTACCATAGATAGAGAATCAAGAACACTTTCTGGTGGAGAGGCACAGAGGATAAAACTTGCAACACAGATTGGTTCAGGGCTTACTGGTGTTCTTTATGTTCTTGATGAACCAACCATAGGTCTTCATCACAGAGATACAGAGAGACTTTTAAATTCATTAAAGAATTTGAGAGATTTGGGAAACACCCTTATAATAGTTGAGCATGATGAAAAGACCATAAAAGAGGCAGATCACATTATTGATATGGG
Above is a genomic segment from Caldisericia bacterium containing:
- the uvrA gene encoding excinuclease ABC subunit UvrA; this encodes MEKDYIFVKGARVHNLKNIDVKIPRGKITVITGLSGSGKSSLALDTIYAEGQRRYVESLSSYARQFLELMDKPDVDFIEGLSPAIAIDQKSTSHNPRSTVGTMTEIYDYMRLLFARIGIPHCPKCGREIKKQTPQEIVDKILTLKEGTKIMILSPVVRGRKGEYRNLFEKLRKEGFVRVRVDGSIFTLDEEIELDKYKKHDIDIIVDRLIVRKDIKERLTDSIETSLKYGDGLTKILIVDTGEEKIFSEKFACPVCGISLPEIEPRLFSFNSPYGACPVCVGLGVKMEVDPDLVIPDKSLSLSEGAIKVPGFQNLNGFFFEIVKTLSEIYDFDIYTPVEEIDEEAIEIILYGSSGRIPINYVSSDGRRRRYYVKWEGIIPSIERRYRETDSHEMREIYERFMRVLPCPACKGTRLRAEALSITINGKNIAEVSSMSISDALSFFENLKLTETEKIISKQILKEIKSRLKFLMDVGLSYLTIDRESRTLSGGEAQRIKLATQIGSGLTGVLYVLDEPTIGLHHRDTERLLNSLKNLRDLGNTLIIVEHDEKTIKEADHIIDMGPGAGENGGEIVCSGGIEDIINCKNSITGKYLKGEERIEIPKERRKGNGKYFEIIGAREHNLKNINVKIPLNTFVCITGVSGSGKSTLLYDIVYKGLKEIFYKSPEKPGKFKEFRGLENIDRVVMVDQSPIGRTPRSNPATYTGVFTPIRELFSKTPEARARGYKPGRFSFNVKGGRCEACEGAGVKRIEMQFLPDVYVTCEVCKGKRYNRETLEITWKGKNISDVLNMTVDEAYKFFENIPSIRRRLSLLMDVGLGYIKLGQPAPTLSGGEAQRVKLATELSKKFKGHTLYLLDEPTTGLHFDDVKKLLSVLNRLVDKGNTVVIIEHHPDVIKSADWIIDLGPEGGDEGGYIVAEGTPEDVSKVKTSYTGELLRRILQVG